The proteins below come from a single Elgaria multicarinata webbii isolate HBS135686 ecotype San Diego chromosome 11, rElgMul1.1.pri, whole genome shotgun sequence genomic window:
- the VMO1 gene encoding vitelline membrane outer layer protein 1 homolog: MCPEDTYATGFSLKVESYKGKAEDDTALNGIRLHCTHGSHSDKSKAHTVESQSGTWGQWAEPIWCPQGSYLTRFSLRVEQPRAGLQDGMGATNIRFACSGRETLEGRGLSWGEYGEWSPPCTKGLRGIQTKQEPIRGVLVDDTALNDVRFFCYSR; encoded by the exons ATGTGCCCCGAAGACACGTACGCCACTGGATTCAGCCTCAAG GTGGAGTCCTATAAGGGGAAAGCCGAGGATGACACCGCGCTGAACGGGATCCGGCTACACTGCACCCACGGCAGCCACAGCGACAAAAGCAAAGCCCACACCGTGGAGTCCCAGAGTGGCAC GTGGGGGCAGTGGGCGGAGCCTATCTGGTGCCCCCAGGGCAGCTATCTGACGAGATTCTCCCTGCGGGTGGAGCAGCCCAGGGCAGGCCTTCAGGATGGCATGGGAGCCACCAACATCCGCTTCGCCTGCTCGGGCAGGGAGACGCTGGAAGGTCGCGGCTTGAGCTGGGGGGAGTACGGGGAATGGAGCCCCCCCTGCACGAAAGGCCTGCGTGGGATCCAGACCAAGCAGGAGCCGATCCGTGGGGTCCTGGTGGACGACACTGCCCTCAACGACGTCCGCTTCTTCTGCTACAGCCGCTGA
- the ZMYND15 gene encoding zinc finger MYND domain-containing protein 15: MEFVTGYRAEILDFAELLFGWYRRFLLDVACRRGGRPGTGTGSKRQEGSLRRLPLDPALWVLHVLPNRSLAFTVADPGQQVGGRFYSEEALALRDLERFITFMGAAAAAAEEDEGPAAPESGKPGRPEQPPPRPAPDARGGRSGPAGWPRRGQRGARPAARLPRPASPGPCKCAALRHAPRPLQGRRGSLARCLSSSQPLWRVDRLLLVTDEHGAIMGFDFLLGGPAGAAGHEPLEARAATLLCHSMICPLGAGEPRRPKLLTVGDAALHKSLEPLLSRLGVKMSKGPMRGWAPKAAFTFPTMRVRACHVCKRHSFEGQVTACQHCRAVLYCSERCRKLDWNRSPEDIGHQFWCQRMAGYMSHARELASLPFTFTAEVTSDSFNKEGFLSARGLTRGYWTGESMLVRAPDYGVGLQGAAAEKPAAVLQSGNPFEALRPEGGTALPAAPPEPPTPRMYFGSWKEYYQWRGLPLGAPLAVILTYPLTLYYIITQLAPQHFPELNILNKQSLKIHVVETGREFGVLMVFWELSVLLPHVSLELLFVGDGLPSELDGQQFDLQRDEEHGVSVQPGLAPRSKGGRRELQLGFSARPYHLLQAPKPDLVIGFNSGFALKETWLSSLPRLQSLRVPAYFTECSAYSCAVDEAAVSMATGGSASPAQINPFRSPFRQAGIDNAMPWYSNAFIFHLIYKASAGSHRQAPPAPPLQPLPANRTPEPAEPARSRRKEKRQIRAAGRRRNTWPPALSLTSKRASAPYPGGVGECTPAKAGLGDALSSEPPVQASSGIGHGSPIQTPYKGHSLV; the protein is encoded by the exons ATGGAGTTCGTCACGGGCTACCGTGCCGAGATCCTGGACTTCGCGGAGTTGCTCTTCGGCTGGTACCGGCGCTTCCTCCTGGACGTGGCCTGCCGGCGCGGCGGCCGCCCCGGCACCGGCACCGGCAGCAAGCGCCAGGAAGGCTCGCTGCGCCGCCTGCCCCTGGACCCGGCCCTGTGGGTCTTGCACGTGCTGCCCAACCGCAGCCTGGCCTTCACCGTGGCCGACCCGGGGCAACAGGTGGGCGGCCGCTTCTACAGCGAGGAGGCCCTGGCGCTGCGCGACCTCGAGCGCTTCATCACCTTCatgggcgcggcggcggcggcggccgaggAGGACGAGGGACCCGCCGCGCCGGAGAGCGGTAAGCCCGGGCGGCCGGAGCAGCCCCCGCCGCGCCCCGCCCCGGATGCCCGAGGAGGACGCAGCGGGCCCGCTGGCTGGCCACGGCGGGGACAGAGGGGCGCCCGCCCGGCCGCCCGGCTCCCCCGGCCAGCCAGCCCGGGCCCCTGCAAATGCGCCGCGCTGCGCCACGCGCCCCGTCCTCTCCAGGGCCGGCGGGGCTCCTTGGCGCGCTGCCTCTCGAGCA GCCAGCCGCTCTGGCGCGTGGACCGCCTCCTGCTGGTGACGGACGAGCACGGCGCCATCATGGGCTTCGACTTCCTGCTGGGGGGCCCTGCGGGGGCCGCGGGCCACGAGCCCCTGGAGGCCCGGGCCGCCACGCTCCTCTGCCACAGCATGATCTGCCCGCTGGGGGCCGGGGAGCCCCGCAGGCCCAAGCTGCTCACCGTGGGAGACGCCGCTTTGCACAA GTCCCTGGAGCCGCTGCTCTCCCGGCTGGGCGTGAAAATGAGCAAGGGCCCCATGCGGGGCTGGGCGCCCAAGGCAGCCTTCACCTTCCCGACCATGCGCGTGCGAGCCTGCCACGTGTGCAAGCGGCACAGCTTTGAAGGCCAAGTCACGGCGTG CCAGCACTGCCGGGCCGTCCTGTACTGCTCTGAGCGCTGCCGCAAGCTGGACTGGAATCGTAGCCCCGAAGACATCGGACACCAGTTCTGGTGCCAGCGCATGGCCGGGTACATGAGCCATGCGCGGGAGCTGGCCAGCCTGCCCTTCACCTTCACAGCAG AGGTGACCAGCGACAGCTTCAACAAAGAGGGCTTCCTCTCGGCCCGGGGGCTGACCCGCGGCTACTGGACCGGAGAGAGCATGCTGGTGAGGGCGCCCGACTACGGCGTGGGGCTGCAGGGGGCTGCTGCCGAGAAGCCAGCGGCGGTCCTGCAAAGCG GTAACCCCTTTGAGGCGCTGAGGCCGGAAGGAGGGACGGCTCTCCCAGCCGCCCCGcctgagccccccaccccccggatgtACTTTG GTTCATGGAAGGAATACTACCAGTGGCGGGGGCTGCCGCTTGGAGCCCCCCTGGCCGTCATCCTGACCTACCCCCTCACCTTGTACTACATCATCACTCAGCTGGCCCCTCAGCACT TTCCTGAGCTGAACATCTTGAACAAACAGTCCCTCAAGATCCATGTGGTGGAGACAGGCCGAGAGTTTGGGGTGCTGATGGTCTTCTGG GAGCTGTCGGTGCTGCTCCCCCACGTCTCGCTGGAGCTGCTCTTTGTGGGGGACGGGCTGCCCTCCGAACTGGACGGCCAGCAGTTTGACCTGCAGAGAGAT GAGGAGCACGGCGTCTCTGTCCAGCCTGGACTGGCCCCCAGATCGAAAGGGGGGCGCCGCGAGCTGCAGTTGGGGTTCAGCGCCCGCCCGTACCACCTGTTGCAAGCACCCAAGCCAGACCTGGTCATCG GGTTTAACTCTGGATTCGCCCTCAAGGAGACCTGGCTGAGTTCTTTGCCACGACTTCAG TCCCTCCGAGTCCCGGCCTACTTCACCGAATGCAGCGCCTACAGCTGTGCCGTGGACGAGGCCGCCGTCTCCATGGCCACGGGTGGCAGCGCCAGCCCGGCCCAGATCAACCCCTTCCGCTCGCCTTTCCGGCAGGCTGGCATCGACAACGCCATGCCCTG GTACTCGAACGCGTTCATCTTTCACCTGATTTATAAGGCCTCGGCTGGCAGCCACCGGCAggccccccccgcccctcctctGCAGCCCCTCCCGGCCAATAGGACCCCGGAACCGGCAGAGCCGGCCCGCAGTCGCCGCAAGGAGAAGAGGCAGATCCGTGCCGCTGGGCGCCGGCGCaa CACATGGCCACCTGCCCTCTCTCTGACAAGCAAGAGAGCATCAGCTCCCTACCCGGGTGGGGTCGGAGAGTGTACCCCCGCCAAGGCTGGCCTGGGGGATGCCCTCAGCTCGGAGCCCCCAGTCCAGGCCTCGAGCGGCATCGGCCATGGCAGCCCCATCCAGACGCCGTACAAAGGGCACTCGCTGGTATGA
- the TM4SF5 gene encoding transmembrane 4 L6 family member 5 codes for MCTGKCSRLVGLALVTMGLACMVANVLLMFPNAQREWTPGKITLQVWLLGGLLGGGLMVLCTGCSAVRAGGKGCCGYGCCGNRCRMLRSVFCSVFGGLGAFYCVTVASTALADGPLCETSDNNWESPFKALNESYLRNEELWDLCLNPPKIVLWHIVLFSILLGLGLLELVLCGVQAVNGLLGTVCGDCRKAADREGEGL; via the exons ATGTGTACGGGCAAATGCTCCCGGCTGGTGGGCCTGGCCCTGGTGACCATGGGCCTGGCCTGCATGGTGGCCAACGTCCTCCTGATGTTCCCCAACGCCCAGCGCGAGTGGACGCCCGGCAAGATCACCCTGCAGGTCTGGCTCCTGGGGGGCCTCCTCGGTGGCGGCCTCATG GTCCTCTGCACCGGCTGCTCAGCAGTGCGGGCCGGAGGGAAGGGCTGCTGCGGATATGGATGCTGCGGGAACCGATGTCGG ATGCTCCGCTCGGTGTTCTGCTCCGTCTTCGGAGGCCTGGGGGCCTTCTACTGCGTGACGGTGGCCTCGACAGCCCTGGCCGACGGGCCCTTATGTGAGACGTCAGACAACAACTGGGAGTCCCCCTTCAAAGCTCTCAA TGAGAGCTACCTGCGCAACGAGGAGCTGTGGGACCTGTGCTTGAACCCCCCCAAAATAGTGCTCTGGCACATCGTCCTCTTCTCCATCCTGCTGGGGCTAGGCCTCCTGGAGCTGGTGCTGTGCGGGGTGCAGGCGGTGAACGGCCTGCTGGGGACTGTGTGTGGGGATTGCCGGAAGGCCGCGGACCGTGAG GGCGAAGGCCTGTGA